The following proteins are co-located in the Sphingomonas donggukensis genome:
- a CDS encoding type II toxin-antitoxin system VapC family toxin, with amino-acid sequence MITVIDASVLVYMLDANAAAPVDPQTGQPVTDCRARVDYLIETLAKRQDKLVIPTPALAEVLARAGAAGPDWLRLMRQSRHIRLGDFDERAAVECAILAAKRLANGGGAGPRSKAKFDEQIVAIANVAGAKVIYSDDADIARMAREGVQVLGARSLPLPPVVAQPDLLDQLAETPAPAPPAG; translated from the coding sequence ATGATCACAGTGATCGACGCCAGCGTCCTCGTGTACATGCTGGATGCCAATGCCGCAGCGCCGGTCGATCCGCAAACCGGCCAGCCGGTCACCGACTGCAGGGCCCGGGTCGATTACCTGATCGAGACCTTGGCCAAGCGGCAGGACAAGCTGGTCATTCCGACCCCGGCTCTCGCCGAAGTGCTCGCTAGGGCAGGCGCTGCCGGCCCGGACTGGTTGCGGCTGATGCGGCAGAGCCGGCATATCCGTCTCGGCGATTTCGACGAACGGGCGGCGGTCGAATGCGCCATTCTGGCCGCCAAGCGTTTGGCGAATGGAGGCGGAGCCGGTCCGCGCTCCAAAGCGAAATTCGACGAACAGATTGTCGCCATCGCCAACGTCGCGGGTGCCAAAGTCATCTACTCCGACGACGCCGATATCGCGCGCATGGCCCGCGAGGGCGTTCAGGTGCTTGGCGCCCGCTCGCTACCGCTGCCGCCGGTGGTCGCCCAGCCAGACCTGCTGGACCAATTGGCGGAAACTCCGGCGCCAGCGCCACCAGCGGGTTAG
- a CDS encoding DNA N-6-adenine-methyltransferase, whose product MLIDEIRAARRSAGWSQATLAQRVGVESQAIKRLEKSVGAVSTLTAVMTALDFRLSGLGPGKTLHDQLRACRQKRSLSLDALAAKTGLSRTTIASLERGGGSVASLLRLMAVLAPNVSRRARERTYWGEGDREDRDARFTPPEFLAPIHAAFGAIDLDPCGHTLSPVVARRRILRSEGGDGLAEDWTGRLAFVNPPFSELLVWLRRAHDQWRCGNVETVVCLAPVRTDSALFHETLSVDADIFLLRGRVRFLDLHGKRQGTPFSLMLVTLGAAEIQRSRYAELVAGIWLARRDNATAPGTALTAALDAALPDQDQSPIP is encoded by the coding sequence ATGCTGATCGACGAAATTAGGGCTGCCCGGCGATCTGCTGGTTGGTCACAGGCAACTCTGGCGCAACGTGTCGGCGTCGAATCGCAAGCCATCAAACGGTTGGAAAAGAGTGTCGGCGCGGTCTCGACCCTGACCGCAGTGATGACCGCGCTGGACTTTCGGCTCTCAGGGCTCGGTCCAGGCAAAACCCTGCACGACCAACTCCGCGCATGCCGGCAGAAACGATCCCTATCGCTGGATGCGCTGGCAGCGAAGACGGGGCTGTCGCGAACGACCATCGCCAGCCTGGAACGGGGCGGCGGATCGGTCGCTAGCCTGCTGCGCCTAATGGCAGTGCTGGCACCCAATGTGAGCCGTCGCGCGCGCGAGCGAACCTATTGGGGTGAAGGCGACCGCGAGGATCGCGACGCCCGCTTCACCCCGCCGGAGTTCCTGGCCCCGATCCATGCGGCGTTCGGCGCCATCGACCTGGACCCATGCGGCCACACCCTCAGCCCGGTCGTCGCGCGACGGCGGATCCTGCGAAGCGAAGGCGGGGACGGCCTTGCCGAAGACTGGACCGGGCGGCTGGCGTTCGTCAATCCGCCCTTCTCCGAACTGCTCGTCTGGCTCCGGCGCGCCCACGACCAATGGCGGTGCGGCAATGTCGAGACGGTCGTTTGTCTGGCGCCCGTCAGGACCGATTCCGCTCTGTTTCACGAAACCTTGTCGGTGGACGCCGACATCTTCCTGCTTCGCGGGCGCGTCCGCTTTCTTGACCTACACGGCAAACGGCAGGGTACGCCGTTTTCATTGATGCTGGTGACGCTCGGCGCGGCAGAAATACAGAGGAGCCGGTATGCGGAACTGGTTGCGGGTATCTGGCTTGCGCGCAGGGACAACGCGACGGCGCCTGGCACTGCCCTGACTGCGGCCTTGGACGCGGCGCTCCCGGACCAAGATCAGTCCCCCATTCCGTAG